Part of the Nicotiana sylvestris chromosome 5, ASM39365v2, whole genome shotgun sequence genome is shown below.
ttctaggcatattatagccTAAACACTACCCTGAATATGGATAAATACCCCGTGCACACACATGGGTTCAAACCCACACATATGCACATCCATAGCATGTAGCTATCACAAATAATTTAGAcaactagtgcctcaaccaagtttagacaagatacttacctcaagaaaGCCAAATCATTCCTCTAACAAGACCTTCCCCCGCGTATCAATCTCTGGATGGCTCGAATCTATCAAAAAAACTTAATACCATCAATAACAGTCATAGAaaataattccaaatgataaagctaAAGTCTTGAATCAAATATGCaaagtcaacccaaaaagtcaaccctgggTTCGTAGCCCAGAACCCGACAAAATTAACAAATTTTGaacacccattcaattacgagttcaaccatactaattCCATCTAATTCCATTCATAAAATCGACCCTCCAATCCCCAAATCCCGCCTTAGATTCGTTAAAATTAGGTGTAATAATCAAAGAGTAATCAATAAGAACATCAAAAGTGATTAAACTTCACTTACCCCTTCAATTGTAGCAAAATCATTATCAACATCGCCCTTAACCGAGTTCCAAATCTCCCAAAATAAGAAAACACTCAAACCCTTCGAATATAAGAACCTGCTAGTGAACTTGTACCTGCACTCCGAatttctgcttctgcggtccaaATTGCGCACCCGTGCACTTCACTTAAGTTCTGACCAACTACTTCTGCGGTCCGACTCCCGCTTCTGTGCGTTCGCACCTGCAGAACAGTTCTGCATCTGAGGTCCTAGCTCTGCTAGCCTTCCTCCTCTTCTACGTCCCATTATCTGCATCTGTGGGTTCGCAGATGTGATCGAACCTTCGCACCTGCGACCTTCATCAGCCCCATCCAAACCCGCACTTGCGATCACATGGCCGCTTCTGCAGCGTCTCACCTGCGAAAAATCCCTCGCAGGTACTATTGCACCAGAACTCCAGGCTTTAGCAATAACACCAATTCTAAAATGACCCGTTAACCATCAGAAACACCCCTGAGGCCCCCCAaaccccatccaaacataccaacaagtccttaaatacaatatgaacttactcgaagcctcaaatcacatcaaacaacttcaaaaccacgaatcacacctcaattcaagcctaatgaaattaatgaacttccaacttctaaaactaatgctgaatcatatcaaaccaacgccgaatgaccccaaattttctacacaagtcccaaatgacacaatggacctattccaacttccgaaataaAAATCCGAAtgtgatatcaataaagtcaactctcggtcaaatctCTCGActttcaactttccaactttcgccaaaaaactatcaaatcaacctacgaacctccaaatcgaCATCCGAACATACACCctagtccaaaattaccatacaaagctattggaacgatcaaaactctattccggagttatatacataaaagtcaaactccggtcaactctttcaatttaagcctccaaccttgagactaagtgacTCAATTCACTCTGAAACCTTCCTAAAACCAAAACTAACCAACTCGGGAAGTTACAAAATCACAAATGAACATAGAAGAGGAAATAAATAGGGAAACAAGACTACAATAGATAGAATGACTGACCGGTTCGTTACACAATTGCATCTGGAGTAATATTTCTGTTTGATTTTATGAACAGAAATATAATGTCTTAGTTGCTTGAACATTCTTAGAGTCAGCTAAAATTCACGTTATTAATTGGGCCATTATACTATAAGCAATCTTTTCTCTAATCTGGTGATCATGTTTTCCCCACATTTTTATATAACTAGTCTTTATAGACGTGCATTGCCATGTCATCTATGAAATTTTTATGCAAAAAAAACTGATCACTCATATCTCAAGATTCTCAACAATTGAAAGCTTTTCTTATATGAAATTCCAGAACCGTTGACCCGATAATAAGAAACTTATGAAAACGCATATTAATGGGGCCAACTAAGATGGAAGAGATATTGAAAAAAGAGCAAACTTCATTTATGGCCAGCCGCTAGAAACTAATATTAGCCGCTAGCTATAAAATTGCAGTATGCATTTTATAGCCCAAAACTAATTAAAAGGCTAGCCCAAGACCACTGCCACTCTTCCCCCTCTCTATGGCATCCTCCTTCGCTCTCTCCGCCGTTCCTCCGCCACTATCAGAATTCAAATCACACCATCCGTTCCTCCGTAGCTATCAGAATTCAAATCACACCATCTGTTCATCCTCACCCAAAACCACAACTACTACCTCCTCAAAACCCTAACTTCCTTCTCCTCAGCGTTCATACGTATTTTTCTCAACCGAAGAAGCCACTGCTGAACGCCGTCGTCGCAAGCGCCGTCTCCATATTGAACTACCAATCTTTACACTGACAATAACGATTAAAATTTATATGTAATTATATTAATTTATAGAACTTAAATTCCTTTTAGGATTGTGGGCCACATGAGTTGAGAATTCTGCGTGTTTGTCTGGAGTTTGTGTTCACGAGATTTAATGAGTCCCTAATGGGCAAATATGAAAGTGTGAGAGAATTATAGaaaatagactatcactataTAATTTACAtacaatagactgtcactatgcAAAATATATGCAAAATggactgtcattatacaaaaaatattctAAATAggctgtcactatacaaaaataaactaaatagactgtcactatataatttatatacaatagactgtcactatacaaaatatatacaaaatagactgtcactatataaaatattatacaataaatatacaaaatagactgtcaccatacaaaaaatatacaaaatagactatcactatacaaaaaaatatacaaaatagccATTTCGGGCTATTAGATGTAATATATTTGGGCCGAAGGGGCATTTCGTATAAGTAAAAAAAAACATGAGCTATTAGAATTTTGAGGAATTATAGAGGGTAGTTTTCTCTTGAAAAAACGTTCTCACTTTACTGGAATATATTTCTCCTATCAACATTAATGAATAGATACATCTTCCACTCGTGTAAATGAATAGTTCATTTTTATAACAGACCACCAAGTGACGGGCTATAGGAAGGGGAAAAAAAGAATAAGTTTAATGTGAAATTTAGgactttgttttttcttttatgAATTAGGTCCAAATttaaagtaaaattatttttggtttaGGATGTCATGATCTAGTTAGCTGTCTTGTCCATTTGTAACTTGTTTAGctgaactttttaaaaattagAAGAGCCCTTTTTCAAACGAAAACATACTGATTTAATTTGAAAGTCAGGACGTTTGGCTTTACTCGTAGTTCTTATTTTTCACAATTTACAACTCGTAGTTCTTATTTTTCCCAACTCCTAGATGAATGTTGATAACTTACGGTCCAGTACGTTCAAAAATATTAGTTAAGCAATATCCATAAAACTCTTGTTCTTTAGTTAGTATTTAATATGGTGTCATAAATTGTAACATTGAATTAATCATGAAAAATGAGTAATTATTGGCAACTGCTAATCTTTCAAATGTTGTATTATAAATTATAAATTTAAGAGGAACAtcagaaattttaaagaaagaGACCCTTTCACATACATAATGAAAGTAGCAATGAAAGGGAAACGACGTATATTATTTctacaataaaataaaattattgtaTATGTATAGCCATTATAGTAAATCAAACAGTCTCAATAAATCAAACAGACTTAAGACTTATCAAACAGTCTCAATAAATCAAACAGACTCAGTATGCATTGTTGTCGTTTCGATTTCTGGACTTTTATTCTTCTGCTTCTTTGTTTGTCTGAATTCTCCGTAGAAATAGGAGGCGAAACcccaaagagaaagaaaaagagcaaGGCCTTTTTCACCTGaaaatttttccctataaaaaaCTACAGCTAATACCTCAGTAACAGGAAGTAAAACTGCGATCATAACCCCAGACATCAAAGAAGAAGAGCAGTAAATGACTCCAATAATACCCACAAAGAAGCATTGCCAAATAATGGCAGTCCATACTATCACTGTATAATATCTAATTTCTCCCAGGTTAAATTGTTTTGCCTCCCTTGATATTGCCTGCAAATTTGATCAATATATTAATCCTTACTCTTTAAAGACATTGTCTATAGCTGAAAACAAAATTAAATCCAGTACTACCTATTTTTCATATATTCTTAATATATCCAAATTTAATATAACACGTCATATACGTAAAATGTCTCAATCAACCCAAACCCACGATATTGATGTATGTCAAATTTAAAAAATGTAATAAAAGAGTCTATGGAATATGAATAATTTAGTGTTTCGAGCTGGTTTCTTCTTTAATGTCCCACGGCTAAAGTCAAACTCACAAGTCATCACAAGCTTTTGTTCTTTCTCTTGTCATTAAGATTAAAAGAAAACTTAATGGAATTGAAATAAGAATAAATAAacgaaaaaggaagaaaaacaaaaaaccaAAGAAGTTTCCAACGAATATAAGAAATCTAGATTATTGATCGTTGGTAAACGCCAATACATGTCATTTGAAGGTCCTATGTATCTGATGGTAATTAATACCAAACGAGAGAAATATGTAATATTTGTTTCTCTCGTTTGGTATTAATTACCATCAGATAAAAGAATATATCTATGAAACTAGGGTCTTGAACGTGTTATATAATATTTGTGCACCTTTAAGTCTTTTCAAACTTGTAATTTTAAACTTGAATAATATTGTATGGTCataaaaaaatcttttatttACGCTAAAACGAAAAATTTATAGttaaatactttcaaatgcataaatgtCTTTTATTTGAAATGGACCAATACCAAAAAAGTTTTGAATCATTTACCGTTACACTATAAAGTTCTTTTTATGAGGTTATCAAACTAATGTATCATAAAATTCAACGATAATTATCTTGTAAAATGATTTGACAATGTAAAAGATTTTAAATTAATGTAGCATAGAAGTTAAACCCACAAAACAATGGTACAACAAAAACGCAATGGAGAGTAAGATGCATGAATAGCAATGAGTTATTGGGGAAGAAAAAAGTACCTGAAAATCATTATTGACGATCATTCCTGTGGTGCAAAATGTAGTAGCAGCAAGACACATGACCATCTGAATCTCCAACACCAACGTAGCACTAATAGCTTGTTTTGccttcaagtaaatcaactcaataCAAGGCAAAATGACTCCATACAAAGCTGCCGCTAAAAGTGTCATCATAAAACCAAGAATATAAGCTTTACTTGTCACACCTTCTGGTCGATCACCATTAGATCGAATACCCAATAAAACAGCACCAACTGTCAACAAAATCACTGCATTGATGGAGTAGGGTGTGAACTTCAACTTTACTATGAAGAAAGCACCTACTGCCGTGAAGGCAAGTTGAGCAGCAAGAAGAAGTGAAGAGGTTGACACAGGGAGTTTTGACCCGCCCCACGAATAAAGAAAATCATCAAGACCAGTTACAACGCCAATGACGAACGATGCAATGAAAATTCGGGGTGTCATAAAGtaaaacttggtattagagccttcGATTTTTCGACGATAAAAGTATAGGAGGGCAAGAGGTATAAGAGTGAGTGGCCATCCAGCAGTTTGTAACCAACTGCTGAACCATACTCTTGAACCTCCCTCGACATAATATAGACGCATTATTAGAGGGCCACCACAGATACCAACCGCGAGTATAAGACAGTTAATCAGCAGGAGGATTCTCCTCATGTTGGTGCTTAATCCTTTATGTTCCATATTAATTTTCAAGAGATTTGGATGCTAAGTTGGAGTATTCTGCTGAATGATCTTCTTCTCCAAAGGTTTTGACTA
Proteins encoded:
- the LOC104249068 gene encoding purine permease 3-like gives rise to the protein MEHKGLSTNMRRILLLINCLILAVGICGGPLIMRLYYVEGGSRVWFSSWLQTAGWPLTLIPLALLYFYRRKIEGSNTKFYFMTPRIFIASFVIGVVTGLDDFLYSWGGSKLPVSTSSLLLAAQLAFTAVGAFFIVKLKFTPYSINAVILLTVGAVLLGIRSNGDRPEGVTSKAYILGFMMTLLAAALYGVILPCIELIYLKAKQAISATLVLEIQMVMCLAATTFCTTGMIVNNDFQAISREAKQFNLGEIRYYTVIVWTAIIWQCFFVGIIGVIYCSSSLMSGVMIAVLLPVTEVLAVVFYREKFSGEKGLALFLSLWGFASYFYGEFRQTKKQKNKSPEIETTTMHTESV